The proteins below are encoded in one region of Tessaracoccus aquimaris:
- a CDS encoding TetR/AcrR family transcriptional regulator produces the protein MSAAERREQLLEIARELFAERGFEGTSVEEIASRAGVSKPVVYEHFGGKEGAYAVVVDRETKTLHTAIRDALTTPGAGARELLERGAMALLQYIDERPDGFRILSRDPSRDPQAVPSPGQPTGSFASILSDIAVQVEDLLAAEFTKTGHDPQFAGLYAQALVGLVAQTGQLWLDNREPSREVVARHLINLAWNGMAHLKPDPRLVMEHMDRRTAAAATASEPEDEATHAKRKRKA, from the coding sequence ATGAGCGCCGCCGAGCGGCGCGAGCAGTTGCTCGAGATCGCCCGCGAACTTTTTGCGGAGCGGGGCTTTGAGGGGACCTCCGTCGAGGAGATCGCCTCGCGTGCGGGCGTTTCCAAGCCCGTCGTCTACGAGCACTTCGGCGGCAAGGAGGGGGCCTACGCCGTCGTCGTTGACCGGGAGACCAAGACGCTGCACACCGCGATCCGCGACGCCCTGACCACCCCGGGCGCAGGCGCACGGGAACTGCTGGAGCGCGGCGCGATGGCGCTGCTGCAGTACATCGACGAGCGCCCCGACGGCTTCCGGATCCTCTCGCGCGACCCCTCCCGCGATCCCCAGGCGGTCCCCTCTCCTGGCCAGCCGACCGGCTCGTTCGCGTCGATCCTCAGCGACATCGCCGTCCAGGTGGAGGACCTGCTGGCGGCCGAGTTCACCAAGACGGGGCACGACCCGCAGTTCGCAGGGCTCTACGCGCAGGCCCTCGTCGGCCTCGTCGCACAAACCGGGCAACTCTGGCTCGACAACCGGGAACCGTCCCGCGAGGTGGTCGCCCGGCACCTGATCAACCTGGCCTGGAACGGCATGGCCCATCTCAAGCCCGATCCGCGGCTCGTGATGGAGCACATGGATCGCCGCACCGCAGCCGCTGCGACGGCCTCCGAGCCCGAGGACGAGGCGACCCACGCCAAGCGCAAGCGCAAGGCCTGA
- a CDS encoding MarR family winged helix-turn-helix transcriptional regulator has product MSDEVDGVVEAWATERPDLDLGSMQIWSRIDRLAGILDGHRKRAFATHSIEAWEFDVLAALRRAGAPHRLSPGQLLRETHVTSGTMTNRVDRLVARGAVTRESDPNDGRGVQVALTAKGLALVDAALASLLEVEQELLAGWPDADRDQLASLLRRLLLGNAG; this is encoded by the coding sequence GTGAGCGACGAGGTCGACGGCGTCGTCGAGGCATGGGCGACCGAGCGCCCCGACCTTGACCTCGGCTCCATGCAGATCTGGTCGCGCATCGACCGCCTCGCGGGCATCCTCGACGGGCACCGCAAGCGCGCCTTCGCCACGCACTCGATCGAGGCTTGGGAGTTCGACGTCCTGGCCGCGCTCCGTCGCGCGGGCGCCCCCCATCGGTTGTCGCCGGGACAGTTGCTGCGCGAGACACACGTGACCTCGGGGACCATGACGAACCGGGTCGACCGGCTGGTCGCCCGGGGCGCCGTCACGAGGGAGTCGGACCCCAACGACGGGCGCGGGGTGCAGGTCGCCCTGACCGCCAAGGGGCTGGCACTCGTCGACGCGGCGCTCGCGTCGCTGCTCGAGGTCGAGCAGGAACTGCTCGCTGGGTGGCCTGATGCGGACCGCGACCAGTTGGCGTCGCTGCTGCGCCGGCTGCTGCTTGGTAACGCGGGCTGA
- a CDS encoding 4-(cytidine 5'-diphospho)-2-C-methyl-D-erythritol kinase, producing MTRAVRVRVPAKVNLALRVGGTDPQGFHELGTVFQAVSLGDEVLAEAAPAGQFRLAFHGEGAAFLPVDDTNLAMRAAKLLAERFQVAGAGVALTIRKRIPVAGGMAGGSADAAAVLVACNALWDVGAMRDELQPLAAELGSDVPFLLVGGTAIGTGRGVDLTSVMTSGTYHWTFALSHAGLSTPAVFKEFDRTTEPQSTEIPSRLLEGLRAGDAAVVGANLTNDLEAAAIALQPGLEHTLKLGLEAGALGAIVSGSGPTCAFLAGSDAHSIELAEALAVFSGVRAVRRAFGPVAGAQVLP from the coding sequence GTGACCAGAGCTGTGCGGGTTCGCGTGCCCGCAAAGGTGAATCTGGCCCTGCGTGTCGGCGGGACCGACCCCCAGGGTTTCCACGAATTGGGCACCGTCTTCCAAGCGGTCAGCCTCGGCGACGAGGTGCTGGCCGAGGCTGCACCCGCGGGCCAGTTCCGCCTCGCCTTCCACGGCGAGGGCGCCGCCTTCCTGCCCGTTGACGACACCAACCTCGCGATGCGGGCGGCCAAGTTGCTCGCCGAACGCTTCCAGGTCGCCGGAGCAGGCGTGGCCCTGACCATCCGCAAGCGCATCCCCGTCGCGGGCGGAATGGCGGGAGGGTCGGCCGACGCCGCGGCCGTGCTGGTCGCATGCAACGCGCTGTGGGATGTCGGCGCCATGCGCGACGAGTTGCAGCCCCTGGCCGCCGAGTTGGGCTCGGACGTGCCGTTCCTGCTGGTCGGCGGCACCGCGATCGGCACTGGACGCGGCGTCGACCTGACCTCTGTGATGACGTCGGGCACCTACCACTGGACCTTCGCGCTGTCACACGCCGGGCTCTCCACGCCCGCCGTGTTCAAGGAGTTCGACCGCACCACCGAGCCGCAGTCGACCGAGATCCCCTCGAGGCTTCTCGAGGGCCTCCGCGCCGGCGACGCGGCGGTCGTCGGCGCCAACCTGACCAACGACCTTGAGGCCGCCGCGATCGCGCTGCAGCCCGGACTCGAACACACGCTCAAGCTGGGGTTGGAGGCGGGCGCCCTCGGCGCGATCGTCAGCGGCTCCGGCCCCACCTGCGCATTCCTGGCCGGATCGGACGCCCACAGCATCGAACTGGCCGAGGCCCTGGCCGTGTTCAGCGGGGTGCGCGCCGTCCGACGGGCGTTCGGCCCGGTCGCTGGCGCCCAGGTGCTGCCGTGA
- the rsmA gene encoding 16S rRNA (adenine(1518)-N(6)/adenine(1519)-N(6))-dimethyltransferase RsmA, whose product MPETGLLDPASVRKIAAELDLKPTKQRGQNFVVDPNTVRRIVTLSGVTADDVVLEIGPGLGSLTLGLLETGARVVAVEIEDRLAERLERTVAERMGPEAAERLDVVNADALQVDSLPVAPTALVANLPYNVSVPVLLRMFELFPDWTRGLVMVQLEVADRLVAPPGSKTYGVPSAKAAWYAETSRVGTVPPKVFWPVPNVDSGLVRIERRPAPDTEATREQTFRVIDAAFAQRRKMLRAALSGVVGSASAAAEVIERAGVEPTLRGEMLDVAAFAAIAAELAKVSGGDQERRVR is encoded by the coding sequence ATGCCTGAGACCGGCCTCCTCGACCCGGCTTCCGTCCGGAAGATCGCCGCGGAACTCGACCTGAAGCCGACCAAGCAGCGCGGCCAGAACTTCGTCGTCGACCCCAACACGGTGCGCCGCATCGTGACCCTCTCGGGCGTCACCGCCGACGACGTGGTGCTGGAGATCGGCCCGGGGCTGGGGTCGCTGACCCTCGGCCTGCTCGAGACGGGCGCGCGCGTGGTCGCCGTCGAGATCGAGGACCGGCTCGCCGAGCGGCTCGAGCGCACCGTCGCCGAACGGATGGGGCCTGAGGCGGCCGAGCGGCTCGACGTCGTCAACGCCGACGCCCTGCAGGTCGACTCGCTGCCCGTCGCGCCGACCGCGCTCGTGGCGAACCTGCCATACAACGTGTCCGTGCCGGTGCTGCTGCGCATGTTCGAACTCTTCCCCGACTGGACGCGCGGGCTGGTGATGGTCCAGTTGGAGGTCGCCGACCGGCTCGTCGCGCCGCCCGGGTCCAAGACCTACGGGGTGCCCTCGGCTAAGGCCGCCTGGTACGCGGAGACCTCGCGCGTCGGGACGGTGCCGCCGAAGGTGTTCTGGCCGGTTCCCAACGTCGACTCGGGCCTCGTCAGGATCGAGCGTCGCCCCGCACCAGACACCGAGGCCACCCGCGAGCAGACGTTCAGGGTGATCGACGCGGCCTTCGCGCAGCGCCGCAAGATGCTGCGCGCCGCGCTCTCCGGGGTGGTCGGTTCGGCCAGCGCCGCGGCCGAGGTGATCGAACGCGCGGGAGTCGAACCGACGCTGCGCGGGGAGATGCTTGACGTGGCCGCGTTCGCCGCGATCGCCGCCGAGTTGGCGAAGGTGTCAGGAGGCGACCAGGAACGTCGCGTGCGGTAG
- a CDS encoding TatD family hydrolase yields the protein MSVIEQLGLPPLPEPLPRPVIDNHTHLDSTREYSSLPVAENLRLAREVGVTRVIEVGCDVEGARFAVDLAESDPQVRAAIALHPNDAARAFLRGGQEALDRDLAVIDQLVGRDAVVAVGETGLDYYRTREPEGRAAQERSFRTHIGWAKRHGKTLMIHDRDAHDDILRVVDDEGVPETMVMHCFSGDADFAERCLERGAYLSFPGVVTFGTAENLREAALATPLDRILVETDAPYLTPKPRRGKPNAPYLLPHTVRFLADLLDADLPDFCDRVVANTFAAYGKWGSDA from the coding sequence ATGAGTGTGATCGAGCAACTGGGCCTGCCGCCGCTGCCTGAGCCGCTGCCACGCCCCGTCATCGACAACCACACCCACCTCGACTCCACCCGCGAGTACTCGTCGCTTCCGGTGGCAGAGAACCTGCGGCTCGCGCGGGAGGTCGGGGTGACAAGGGTCATCGAGGTGGGCTGCGACGTCGAGGGTGCCAGGTTCGCCGTCGACCTCGCGGAGAGCGACCCTCAGGTCCGCGCCGCGATCGCGCTGCACCCCAACGACGCCGCGCGCGCCTTCCTCCGGGGCGGGCAGGAGGCGCTCGACCGGGACCTCGCCGTCATCGATCAGTTGGTGGGACGCGACGCCGTGGTCGCCGTCGGCGAGACGGGGCTCGACTACTACCGCACCCGCGAACCCGAGGGTCGCGCCGCGCAGGAGCGATCGTTTCGCACCCACATCGGGTGGGCGAAGAGGCACGGCAAGACGCTCATGATCCACGACCGGGACGCCCACGACGACATCCTGCGGGTGGTCGACGACGAGGGCGTTCCCGAGACCATGGTGATGCACTGCTTCTCGGGCGATGCCGACTTCGCCGAGAGGTGCCTCGAGCGCGGCGCCTACCTCTCCTTCCCGGGCGTCGTGACCTTCGGTACCGCGGAGAACCTGCGGGAGGCTGCGCTCGCCACCCCCCTCGACCGGATCCTGGTCGAGACCGACGCCCCCTACCTGACCCCCAAGCCGCGGCGCGGGAAGCCGAACGCCCCGTATCTGCTGCCGCACACCGTCCGATTCCTCGCCGACCTGCTCGACGCCGACCTGCCGGATTTCTGCGACCGGGTGGTCGCCAACACCTTCGCCGCCTATGGAAAGTGGGGCAGCGATGCCTGA
- the rsmI gene encoding 16S rRNA (cytidine(1402)-2'-O)-methyltransferase — protein MQPLLSGALILAATPIGSSTDASESLRSVLAEADLIAAEDTRRFVTLTRRLGIEPQGRVVSYFEGNEASRTAELVDAVAAGQRVVLATDAGMPSVSDPGYRAVVACIDAGLRVTAVPGPSAVLTALAVSGLPVDRFCFEGFLPRKSGERSRRLQEMATEPRTMVFFEAPHRLEAFLRDAAAQLGDDRRAAVCRELTKPYEEIRRGGLAELADWAADGVRGEVTVVVSGADLAPTSVEDALGMVRQRVAEGAKLSAAVGEIAKLTGANRKELYAAALADKEAR, from the coding sequence ATGCAACCCCTGCTCAGTGGCGCCCTCATCCTGGCGGCTACGCCGATCGGATCCTCGACCGACGCGAGCGAGTCGCTGCGCTCGGTGCTCGCCGAGGCCGACCTGATCGCCGCCGAGGACACCCGACGGTTCGTGACGCTTACCAGACGCCTCGGCATCGAGCCCCAGGGACGTGTCGTCAGCTACTTCGAGGGCAACGAGGCCTCCCGCACGGCCGAACTGGTCGACGCCGTCGCCGCCGGACAACGCGTGGTGCTCGCCACCGACGCCGGGATGCCATCGGTGTCGGATCCCGGGTACCGCGCCGTGGTCGCGTGCATCGACGCCGGGCTGCGGGTCACCGCCGTCCCCGGCCCCTCCGCGGTCCTGACGGCGCTGGCCGTCTCCGGCCTTCCGGTCGACCGGTTCTGTTTCGAGGGCTTCCTACCGCGCAAGTCCGGTGAGCGAAGCCGCCGACTGCAGGAGATGGCCACCGAGCCGCGCACCATGGTCTTCTTCGAGGCGCCGCACCGGCTCGAGGCGTTCCTGCGCGACGCCGCCGCGCAACTGGGCGACGACCGCAGGGCCGCCGTGTGCCGCGAACTGACGAAGCCCTACGAGGAGATCCGCCGCGGCGGGCTGGCCGAGCTTGCCGATTGGGCCGCAGACGGCGTCCGCGGCGAGGTGACGGTGGTCGTCTCCGGCGCGGACCTTGCGCCCACCTCGGTCGAGGACGCGCTCGGCATGGTTCGGCAGCGCGTCGCCGAGGGTGCGAAACTGTCAGCCGCGGTCGGGGAGATCGCGAAGCTGACCGGTGCCAACCGGAAAGAACTGTATGCGGCCGCGTTGGCCGACAAGGAGGCGCGATGA
- a CDS encoding dolichyl-phosphate-mannose--protein mannosyltransferase, with the protein MTTLQALDDGRLRDRAAGWVVTLTITLLAFGLRFYNLGFPNKILFDETYYAKDAWSVLQSGYERNWTDGANDLLVKGDTSGMLDTAEFMVHPPLGKLLIGAGEHLFGMNAFGWRFASLIFGTLLVFFTIRMARRLSRSTLVGAIAGILLTFDGLAFVMSRLALLDIFQATFAVAAVSALLADRDWFRHKLADYLRRYDLPDLGGRFGPLMLWRPWRIVAGALLGASCAVKWNSIYLLAAMGILVVFWDLGARRLAGAGSRQWLSLLVDAPAAFVQLVVVAVPVYIASWYKWLTTTGGWSRDWGEKNPTDPWVLRFGDAFGSLIHFHQEIYGFHTGSYMMGESVHPYDANPAGWLLMLRPIGIEAVNDIQPGTEGCQAVGTTCMRIISGMGTPILWWAALVAIVLAIVWWVGGRDWRFGLPLVAIAAVWLPWFQYTDRPQFFFYAIMIIPFSVTILAMALGKLLGPALSPHRMQRAIAVGALVALIIFNFAFIYPILTAELITRTQWWWRMWLGNAWV; encoded by the coding sequence GTGACGACCCTGCAGGCGCTCGATGATGGCCGACTCCGCGACCGCGCCGCTGGCTGGGTCGTGACTTTGACGATCACGCTGCTGGCCTTCGGGCTGCGGTTCTACAACTTGGGCTTCCCGAACAAGATCCTGTTCGACGAGACCTACTACGCCAAGGACGCATGGTCCGTCCTGCAGAGCGGCTACGAGCGGAACTGGACGGACGGCGCAAACGACCTCCTCGTCAAGGGTGACACGAGCGGCATGCTCGACACCGCCGAGTTCATGGTGCACCCGCCACTCGGGAAACTCCTGATCGGCGCGGGCGAGCATCTCTTCGGCATGAACGCGTTCGGTTGGAGGTTCGCGTCGCTGATCTTCGGAACTCTGCTGGTGTTCTTCACGATCCGGATGGCGCGCCGACTGTCGCGCTCGACGCTCGTCGGCGCGATCGCGGGCATCCTGCTCACCTTCGACGGCCTGGCCTTCGTGATGAGCCGCTTGGCGCTGCTCGACATCTTCCAGGCGACGTTCGCGGTCGCGGCGGTGTCCGCGCTGCTGGCCGACCGGGACTGGTTCCGGCACAAACTCGCCGACTACCTGCGCAGGTACGACCTGCCCGACCTCGGCGGCCGCTTCGGGCCGCTGATGCTGTGGCGACCGTGGCGGATCGTCGCGGGTGCGCTGCTCGGCGCCTCGTGCGCGGTGAAATGGAACTCGATCTACCTGCTGGCCGCGATGGGCATCCTCGTGGTGTTCTGGGACCTGGGCGCACGCCGTCTGGCCGGAGCCGGGTCGCGCCAATGGCTCTCCCTCCTGGTCGATGCGCCCGCGGCCTTTGTGCAGTTGGTTGTCGTGGCCGTGCCCGTCTACATCGCGTCCTGGTACAAGTGGCTGACGACGACGGGCGGCTGGAGCCGCGACTGGGGCGAGAAGAACCCGACCGACCCGTGGGTGTTGCGCTTCGGGGACGCATTCGGGTCGCTGATCCACTTCCACCAGGAGATCTACGGCTTCCACACCGGCTCGTACATGATGGGCGAGTCGGTCCACCCCTACGACGCGAACCCCGCGGGGTGGTTGCTGATGCTGCGCCCGATCGGGATCGAGGCGGTCAACGACATCCAGCCGGGCACCGAGGGCTGCCAGGCCGTCGGCACCACGTGCATGCGGATCATCTCAGGCATGGGCACCCCGATCCTGTGGTGGGCGGCCCTGGTGGCGATCGTCCTGGCGATCGTCTGGTGGGTCGGCGGGCGCGACTGGCGCTTCGGCCTCCCGCTCGTCGCGATCGCCGCCGTGTGGCTGCCCTGGTTCCAGTACACGGACCGTCCCCAGTTCTTCTTCTACGCCATCATGATCATCCCGTTCAGCGTGACGATCCTTGCGATGGCGCTCGGCAAACTGCTCGGCCCTGCGCTCAGCCCGCACCGGATGCAGCGCGCGATCGCCGTCGGGGCATTGGTCGCGCTGATCATCTTCAACTTCGCGTTCATCTACCCGATCCTGACTGCCGAACTCATCACCAGGACGCAGTGGTGGTGGCGCATGTGGCTCGGCAACGCCTGGGTCTGA
- a CDS encoding FAD-dependent oxidoreductase, producing MPHDVLVLGASVAGLTAARRLAETGYDVVVLDPNPTGRSAAVGHGVAAVGHASTIANMAHAYGVAAAREHIERNIAGMAEIETTADAVTRMPLRDRSLPGADEEENRRIVALFREAGVEADLLVAPDGATILTQALCVDPVAYAQSLRSAAVSAGAQVVDSVTVTHLVRREGITRVRFRDNRAWVREPGQTTGVAVIDTLGISPWGRAARVGPVQWVPVVRGVPAKRRDEVRLEADSPAWMVRPVDDDVLVLGQKTSLSRIDAASEELRSYAADRLRATDLEVGRLAIDPSDHGRPIVGASAIPGGFYARGNGRGELMNGTASGFYLFGLLSDYRASANALPPLSQLRAATARLWRR from the coding sequence ATGCCGCACGACGTCCTGGTTCTGGGGGCGAGCGTCGCCGGGCTCACCGCAGCCAGGCGCCTCGCCGAGACCGGCTACGACGTCGTCGTCCTCGACCCCAACCCGACGGGACGCAGCGCGGCGGTCGGCCACGGGGTCGCCGCGGTCGGCCACGCGTCGACCATCGCGAACATGGCCCACGCCTACGGCGTTGCCGCGGCGCGCGAGCACATCGAGCGCAACATCGCTGGCATGGCGGAGATCGAGACCACCGCGGATGCCGTCACCCGGATGCCCCTCAGGGACCGATCGCTCCCGGGCGCCGACGAGGAGGAGAACCGACGCATCGTCGCGCTGTTCCGCGAGGCGGGCGTCGAAGCCGACCTCCTGGTCGCACCCGACGGCGCGACCATCCTCACTCAGGCCCTCTGCGTCGACCCGGTCGCCTATGCGCAGTCGCTGCGCTCCGCGGCGGTGTCGGCAGGCGCACAGGTCGTCGACTCGGTCACCGTGACGCACCTGGTGCGCAGGGAGGGCATCACTCGGGTCCGGTTCCGTGACAACAGGGCTTGGGTGCGCGAGCCCGGCCAGACCACCGGGGTCGCGGTGATCGACACGCTGGGGATCAGCCCCTGGGGGCGCGCGGCGCGCGTCGGTCCTGTGCAGTGGGTGCCCGTCGTGCGCGGCGTCCCTGCCAAGCGCCGCGACGAGGTACGCCTCGAGGCCGACTCCCCGGCCTGGATGGTGCGCCCCGTCGACGACGACGTCCTGGTGCTCGGCCAGAAGACCTCGCTTTCGCGGATCGACGCGGCGAGCGAGGAACTGCGCTCCTACGCCGCTGACCGGTTGCGCGCAACCGACCTGGAGGTCGGACGGTTGGCGATCGACCCGAGCGACCACGGTCGCCCCATCGTCGGTGCCTCCGCGATCCCTGGCGGGTTCTACGCGCGCGGCAACGGTCGCGGCGAACTGATGAACGGGACGGCGAGCGGCTTCTACCTGTTCGGCCTCCTCTCCGACTACCGCGCCTCGGCCAACGCCCTGCCGCCGCTCAGCCAGTTGCGCGCCGCGACCGCCCGCCTCTGGCGCCGTTGA
- a CDS encoding uracil-xanthine permease family protein: MWKLHNHGVLEPGAVVKPTERLTWGRTIGLGAQHVVAMFGATFVFPLLMGLNPQLAVMMSGVATLIFLFVVKHRIPSYLGSSASFVGVATAIYANGGNPATLTGALFVVGLTLFMVGLIIHFAGARVIHKALPPVVTGAVVMLIGFNLAPVVATVYWPVDPWLAFVVMLIVVALSIGLRGFMGRIAIFLSLVIGYVLSWLVDLTFGPLTAADGSEAYRVNWSKVIEADWFGLPPVTDLANWALNSPTNVVGFHLPQFSLGAIVIALPVVIALIAENAGHVKAVAEMTKEDLDPMMGRAIATDGATSMLATVVGAGPTTTYAENIGVMAASRVYSTAAYVVASVVAILFGFSPKFGAVISATPSAVLGGITVVLYGMIGLLGAKIWRENNVDFGNPLNLIPAAAGIIIGVGNVSVPLGGGFELGGIALGTIVTIGIYHLARLIAPKQMKDDADGASLIYSSPGIYAGDPDDDPVVEPVEGPKGR; encoded by the coding sequence ATGTGGAAGCTGCACAACCACGGCGTTCTCGAACCCGGCGCCGTCGTGAAACCGACCGAACGACTCACCTGGGGAAGGACCATCGGCCTCGGCGCCCAGCACGTCGTCGCCATGTTCGGGGCGACCTTCGTCTTCCCGCTCCTGATGGGCCTCAACCCGCAACTCGCGGTGATGATGTCCGGCGTCGCGACGCTGATCTTCCTGTTCGTCGTCAAGCACCGGATCCCCAGCTACCTCGGCTCGTCCGCCTCGTTCGTGGGTGTCGCCACCGCGATCTACGCCAACGGCGGTAACCCTGCGACGCTGACCGGCGCGCTGTTCGTCGTCGGCCTGACGCTGTTCATGGTCGGCCTGATCATCCACTTCGCAGGCGCCCGCGTCATCCACAAGGCCCTGCCGCCGGTGGTCACCGGCGCCGTCGTGATGCTGATCGGCTTCAACCTTGCCCCCGTCGTCGCGACGGTGTACTGGCCGGTCGACCCGTGGCTGGCCTTCGTCGTGATGCTGATCGTCGTCGCGCTGTCGATCGGCCTGCGCGGCTTCATGGGCCGCATCGCGATCTTCCTTTCGCTGGTGATCGGCTACGTGCTGAGCTGGCTGGTCGACCTCACGTTCGGCCCGCTGACCGCCGCAGACGGTTCCGAGGCCTACCGCGTGAACTGGTCGAAGGTCATCGAGGCCGACTGGTTCGGCCTGCCTCCCGTCACCGACCTGGCCAACTGGGCGCTGAACTCCCCCACCAACGTGGTCGGCTTCCACCTTCCCCAGTTCAGCCTCGGCGCCATCGTCATCGCCCTGCCCGTCGTGATCGCCCTGATCGCGGAGAACGCGGGACACGTCAAGGCCGTCGCGGAGATGACCAAGGAGGATCTCGACCCGATGATGGGCCGAGCCATCGCCACCGACGGTGCGACCTCGATGCTGGCGACCGTGGTCGGCGCCGGCCCGACCACCACCTACGCCGAGAACATCGGCGTGATGGCCGCCTCGCGCGTCTACTCGACGGCCGCCTACGTGGTCGCGTCTGTCGTGGCGATCCTGTTCGGCTTCTCGCCCAAGTTCGGCGCCGTCATCTCCGCAACCCCGTCGGCGGTGCTCGGCGGCATCACCGTGGTGCTGTACGGCATGATCGGCCTGCTCGGCGCCAAGATCTGGCGCGAGAACAACGTCGACTTCGGCAACCCGCTGAACCTCATTCCGGCCGCTGCGGGCATCATCATCGGCGTCGGCAACGTGTCCGTGCCGCTCGGCGGCGGGTTCGAACTCGGCGGCATCGCGCTCGGCACCATCGTCACGATCGGCATCTACCACCTGGCGCGCCTGATCGCCCCCAAGCAGATGAAGGACGATGCCGACGGCGCGAGCCTCATCTACTCCTCGCCCGGCATCTACGCGGGCGACCCCGACGACGACCCGGTCGTCGAACCCGTAGAGGGCCCTAAGGGCCGCTGA
- a CDS encoding ROK family protein: MRYVPVLEVGGTHVAAALVDPVGGVVGERLRESLDSAGSKEVVVGRLADLARRLPLPEPTRWAVAMPGPFDYARGIGDFRGADKFHSLEDVDLGAALVERVDTMTGCGFLNDAAAFGLGEAKFGAGGGADRVLFVTLGTGLGSAFIDHGRVVESGDRVPPHGWLFLASLDGRPLEDAFSRRALIERYRARTGRLVDVGDIAAAVESEPDARAVFFDAYRDLARGLTPWLDSFAPEALVLGGSIARSWGLIDDFFVPLLGESHPDVLVRGAELGDDAPMLGAAHWLHA; this comes from the coding sequence ATGAGATACGTCCCCGTCCTGGAGGTCGGTGGCACGCACGTGGCCGCTGCGCTCGTCGATCCTGTCGGCGGTGTCGTGGGGGAGCGGTTGCGTGAGTCACTGGACTCGGCGGGGTCGAAGGAGGTGGTGGTCGGCCGTCTGGCGGATCTCGCCAGGCGGCTGCCACTGCCCGAACCAACCCGATGGGCCGTCGCGATGCCTGGCCCGTTCGACTACGCGCGAGGCATCGGTGACTTTCGGGGCGCGGACAAGTTCCACTCGCTGGAGGACGTCGACCTGGGGGCGGCGCTCGTCGAGCGGGTCGACACGATGACCGGCTGCGGCTTCCTCAACGACGCCGCGGCCTTCGGGCTTGGCGAGGCCAAGTTCGGCGCCGGGGGCGGCGCCGACCGGGTGCTGTTCGTGACGCTCGGCACCGGTCTAGGCTCAGCCTTCATTGACCACGGGCGGGTCGTCGAGTCGGGCGACCGCGTCCCGCCGCACGGATGGCTGTTCCTCGCCAGCCTCGACGGGCGGCCCTTGGAGGACGCGTTCTCCAGGCGGGCCCTCATCGAGCGTTACCGTGCCAGGACGGGGCGCCTCGTCGACGTCGGCGACATCGCGGCAGCCGTCGAGTCCGAGCCCGACGCGCGGGCCGTCTTCTTCGACGCGTACCGCGACCTCGCCCGTGGCCTCACCCCCTGGCTGGACAGCTTCGCCCCGGAGGCCCTGGTGCTCGGCGGGTCGATCGCCCGCTCCTGGGGCCTCATCGACGATTTCTTCGTGCCGCTGCTCGGGGAGTCACATCCCGACGTGCTGGTGCGCGGGGCCGAACTCGGCGACGACGCCCCGATGCTCGGCGCCGCCCACTGGCTGCACGCCTGA